The Acidihalobacter aeolianus genome segment ACAAGGGTAGTGAAAGTCCGTCATTTTCATTGGGATGAAGCGTCTGCTCGAAAGTGGGTCCCTGTTTCTGACGATTATTCATTTGATTTTCAAGTCGCTACAGAAAGCTTAACCACTCCTCAATGAAGCGAATCACGGTTTCCAGCAAATCGAGGTCGAGCACACGAGTGCTGACCAACACAGGATCCTCACCAAATCCCTTGAGGAGCCATAATGGATCTATCTGAAAGGAGTCACATAATGCCCGAAATAAAGCCGTGGGCATTTCACGCTCTCCGCGCTCGT includes the following:
- a CDS encoding helix-turn-helix domain-containing protein is translated as MSNIDNNLVTGRRLWAIRVSSGLTQADFADVLGQSLRAYANYERGEREMPTALFRALCDSFQIDPLWLLKGFGEDPVLVSTRVLDLDLLETVIRFIEEWLSFL